Below is a window of Jonesiaceae bacterium BS-20 DNA.
GGTCATTCTTGACGATGACCTTCCCGAGGGTTTCGACCCTGACACCCTCGACTGCAATTGCGACCAGGAGGATGACCATGAGCACTGATCTGCAAATTATTCCCCGCTCTGTTTGGGGTGCGAAGTACCGTGATGGCTTTGGCACCAGGGCCGTAGGCGATCTTGAAGATTGGCTGCATCACTCGGTGACCACACACCTCAAGGGAGATGCCGAGTTTCAGGCCGAGTGCGCAGAGATGCGCCGTATCGAACAGATAGGGCAAGACCGATTCGGCGGCGGCATGCCCTACACCACCGTCATTTTCCCTTCAGGAAGGGTATTCCAAGGCCACTCCTTCCACCGCATTGGCGCTCACACACAGGGCCACAATACTAAAGGTAGCGGCCACGCCCTGGCTGGGAATTACATGACCCTCAAACCCACTCCGGCCCAAGAAGCTTCTATTGCCAAGCTCCTGCAGTATGAGAAAGCCAACGGGATCAATCGTGATTCCAGGTTGAATGGTGGTCACCGTGATACGAAGGCGACTGCTTGCCCTGGTAATGCGGCTTACCCGCGGATCCCTGCTATCAATAAGGCCGCCTTGGGTGCCGTGGTCATAGCACCGATCCCCCCTAAACCTGCTGGCAAGCGCGTACTCACGTATGGGTCGAAGGGCAAGGATGTAGCCACGCTGCAGACTTTCCTTAAGGTCTGCAGCCTGTACACAGGCCTGATCGATGAGAGCTTCGGCCCAGCAACCTTGATCGGGCTCAAGGCATACCAAACTGCCGTAGGGCTTTCACCTGATGGGTCTTGTGGGCCGCTCACGTGGGCAAAGATCGATGCTGATGTGAAACCGCCGGCTAAACCAGCACCGAAGCCGCCCGCACCGCCTGCTACTTCTGGTGGCACGTACACCGTAAAACGTGGCGATGCACTCTCGGTGATTGCCCAACGCCATGGCACCACAACCGCGGCCTTGGTAAAGCTGAACGGCATCAAAGACCCCAACAAAATTAGCGTGGGCCAGAAGATCAAACTCCCTGCAGGAGCAAAACCGCCTGCAGCGACTAAGCCCAAACCAGCGCCGGCCAAGCAGTACTACACCGTAAAACGTGGTGATGCCCTATCCGTAATCGCGCAGCGCCACAAAACCACCACTGCGGCCTTGGTGAAACTGAACGGCATCAAGAACGCCAACCTGATCACTGTAG
It encodes the following:
- a CDS encoding LysM peptidoglycan-binding domain-containing protein, yielding MSTDLQIIPRSVWGAKYRDGFGTRAVGDLEDWLHHSVTTHLKGDAEFQAECAEMRRIEQIGQDRFGGGMPYTTVIFPSGRVFQGHSFHRIGAHTQGHNTKGSGHALAGNYMTLKPTPAQEASIAKLLQYEKANGINRDSRLNGGHRDTKATACPGNAAYPRIPAINKAALGAVVIAPIPPKPAGKRVLTYGSKGKDVATLQTFLKVCSLYTGLIDESFGPATLIGLKAYQTAVGLSPDGSCGPLTWAKIDADVKPPAKPAPKPPAPPATSGGTYTVKRGDALSVIAQRHGTTTAALVKLNGIKDPNKISVGQKIKLPAGAKPPAATKPKPAPAKQYYTVKRGDALSVIAQRHKTTTAALVKLNGIKNANLITVGQRLRIK